A single window of Fischerella sp. PCC 9605 DNA harbors:
- the lepA gene encoding translation elongation factor 4: MTDVPADRIRNFCIIAHIDHGKSTLADRLLQVTGTVDERQMKEQFLDNMDLERERGITIKLQAARMNYKAKDDQHYVLNLIDTPGHVDFSYEVSRSLAACEGALLVVDASQGVEAQTLANVYLALEHNLEIIPVLNKIDLPGAEPDRVIQEIEEIIGLDCSGAILASAKEGIGIDEILEAIVERVPPPRNTINEPLRALIFDSYYDSYRGVIVYFRVMDGKLKKGDRIHLMASGKEYEIDELGVLSPTQKPVEDLHAGEVGYLAAAIKAVADARVGDTVTLTNAKAASPLPGYKEANPMVFCGMFPIDADQFEDLREALEKLKLNDAALHYEPETSSAMGFGFRCGFLGLLHMEIVQERLEREYNLDLIITAPSVVYRVTTTKGEVLDIDNPSHLPSPNDREKIEEPYVQVEMITPETYVGTLMELSQNRRGVFKDMKYLTQGRTTLTYELPLAEVVTDFFDQMKSRSRGYASMEYHLIGYRENPLVKLDIMINGEPVDSLAMIVHRDKAYGVGRSMAEKLKELIPRHQFKVPIQAAIGSKIIASEHIPALRKDVLAKCYGGDISRKKKLLQKQAKGKKRMKAVGTVDVPQEAFMAVLRLDQQ, encoded by the coding sequence ATGACTGACGTTCCCGCAGATCGTATTCGTAATTTCTGTATTATTGCTCACATAGACCACGGGAAATCTACCCTTGCTGACCGATTGCTGCAAGTCACCGGCACGGTGGATGAGCGGCAAATGAAGGAACAGTTTCTCGACAACATGGACCTAGAACGGGAGCGCGGCATTACCATTAAGCTGCAAGCAGCCCGAATGAATTACAAAGCAAAAGATGATCAGCATTATGTACTTAACTTAATTGATACTCCAGGACATGTAGATTTTTCGTATGAAGTATCTCGCAGTCTTGCCGCTTGTGAAGGTGCTCTTTTAGTCGTAGATGCTTCCCAAGGTGTAGAGGCGCAGACCTTGGCTAATGTCTATTTAGCACTGGAGCATAATCTAGAAATCATTCCAGTTTTGAATAAAATTGACTTACCAGGGGCAGAGCCAGACAGGGTAATTCAGGAAATTGAAGAAATTATTGGTCTAGATTGTAGCGGTGCAATTCTTGCTTCTGCCAAAGAAGGAATTGGTATTGATGAGATTTTAGAAGCGATTGTGGAGCGCGTGCCGCCGCCACGAAATACAATCAATGAACCCCTAAGAGCGCTGATATTTGATAGCTATTATGACAGCTATCGGGGAGTAATTGTGTATTTCCGCGTGATGGATGGGAAACTGAAGAAGGGCGACCGCATCCATCTGATGGCGTCTGGGAAGGAATACGAAATTGACGAGTTAGGCGTACTTTCCCCCACCCAAAAGCCAGTTGAGGACTTGCACGCTGGAGAAGTGGGTTATCTAGCAGCGGCGATTAAAGCTGTAGCCGATGCACGGGTAGGAGATACCGTCACCCTCACCAACGCCAAAGCAGCTTCACCCTTGCCTGGTTACAAAGAAGCTAACCCGATGGTATTTTGTGGCATGTTTCCCATCGATGCTGACCAATTTGAAGACTTGCGAGAAGCGTTGGAAAAGCTGAAACTCAACGATGCGGCGCTGCACTACGAACCAGAAACCTCTAGTGCAATGGGGTTTGGCTTCCGTTGTGGTTTCCTTGGCTTGCTGCACATGGAAATTGTGCAAGAGCGGCTCGAACGAGAGTATAACCTGGATTTAATTATTACAGCCCCCTCAGTAGTTTACCGGGTAACAACTACCAAGGGCGAGGTACTGGATATCGACAACCCCAGCCATTTGCCCTCTCCCAATGACCGGGAAAAAATTGAAGAACCTTATGTCCAGGTAGAGATGATTACACCGGAAACCTACGTCGGCACTTTGATGGAGTTGTCGCAAAACCGACGTGGTGTGTTTAAAGACATGAAATATCTCACCCAAGGACGCACTACACTCACTTACGAGTTACCTTTGGCAGAAGTTGTCACCGACTTTTTTGACCAAATGAAATCGCGATCGCGCGGTTATGCCAGTATGGAATATCACCTGATCGGCTACCGCGAAAATCCCTTGGTGAAGTTGGATATCATGATTAATGGTGAGCCGGTTGACTCGTTAGCTATGATTGTTCACCGTGATAAAGCTTATGGTGTTGGGCGATCGATGGCTGAGAAGCTAAAAGAATTGATTCCTCGCCATCAATTCAAAGTACCAATTCAAGCGGCTATTGGCAGCAAGATTATCGCCAGCGAACACATCCCCGCCTTGCGGAAAGACGTGCTTGCTAAGTGTTACGGTGGTGACATTAGCCGGAAGAAGAAACTGTTGCAGAAGCAGGCTAAGGGTAAGAAGCGAATGAAAGCCGTGGGTACGGTGGATGTACCGCAGGAAGCGTTTATGGCGGTGCTGCGTTTGGATCAGCAGTAA
- a CDS encoding Rpn family recombination-promoting nuclease/putative transposase, translating to MFDNICKFLAENFSTDFASWLLGEPITLTELSPSELSLEPIRADALILLQSDQTVLHLEFQTQANADIPFRMIDYRLRVYRRFPHKRMRQVVIYLRQNNSELVQQNTFSIPGTHHEFEVIRLWEQSTDVFLRTPRLLPFAVLSRTTDPVSVLNQVATTIEEITESRIQSNIAASAAILAGLVLKKEVIRQILRAEIMRESVIYQDILEKGKAEGKAEALLQVARNLLQTGMPLEQIVMVTGLSAEQLRLLQQEGETNPPQ from the coding sequence ATGTTTGACAACATCTGCAAATTTCTCGCCGAAAACTTCTCTACAGACTTTGCCAGTTGGCTGTTGGGAGAACCTATTACCTTAACGGAACTCAGTCCTTCAGAACTCTCTCTGGAACCAATTCGTGCAGATGCACTGATTCTACTACAGTCAGATCAAACGGTTCTGCATCTAGAATTTCAGACGCAAGCCAATGCTGATATTCCCTTTCGGATGATTGATTATCGGCTGCGAGTCTATCGCCGCTTTCCTCACAAGCGAATGCGTCAAGTGGTAATTTATTTGAGACAGAATAATTCTGAACTAGTACAACAGAATACATTCAGCATTCCAGGGACTCATCATGAATTTGAGGTAATTCGCCTATGGGAGCAGTCAACAGATGTATTTTTGAGAACACCTAGACTGCTGCCTTTTGCTGTATTAAGTCGCACTACAGATCCGGTTAGTGTACTAAACCAAGTGGCAACGACAATTGAGGAAATAACAGAGTCTCGAATTCAAAGTAATATTGCTGCATCCGCAGCGATTTTAGCTGGTTTAGTATTGAAGAAGGAAGTAATTAGGCAAATCTTAAGGGCAGAAATTATGCGAGAGTCAGTAATTTACCAGGACATTTTAGAGAAAGGTAAGGCAGAAGGCAAGGCGGAAGCATTACTACAAGTAGCAAGGAATCTGCTTCAAACTGGTATGCCTTTAGAGCAAATAGTTATGGTAACAGGGTTGTCTGCTGAACAGTTACGATTGTTGCAACAAGAGGGAGAAACCAACCCACCACAATAA
- a CDS encoding RNA-guided endonuclease InsQ/TnpB family protein encodes MKARYKFRFYPTDQQQQLLAQLFGCVRVVWNDALAICKKSEKLPSTNDLQKLVITQAKKTEERVWLSEVSNIPLQQSVADLGVAYQNFFDSVKGKRKGKKVGSPKFKKKTSQQSARFRIGGFSIKGNEVYLAKIGNVKPIWSRKLPSTPTSVTVIKDCANRYFLSFVVEVERIQFDAKNQSIGIDLGIKTFAVMSDGSKVESPKYSALDRKIRKLQKKLARQPKVSKRRNRTRIRIAKLHNKIADTRKDFLHKLSTKVVSENQAIVLEDLNVSGMVKNRKLARAIRLQGWREFRVLCETKSERLNREFRVISRWEPTSQTCSCCGYRWGKVNLCVRSVLCLNCGTEHDRDENAAKNINKVGMGHRHDSKWTQRQSQTTSVASVNEVSRITAPSGR; translated from the coding sequence ATGAAAGCCAGATATAAATTCCGTTTCTACCCGACAGACCAACAGCAACAGCTTTTAGCTCAGTTGTTTGGTTGTGTTCGCGTAGTTTGGAATGATGCATTGGCTATTTGCAAAAAATCTGAAAAACTACCAAGTACCAACGACTTGCAAAAGTTGGTGATTACCCAAGCTAAAAAAACTGAAGAACGAGTATGGTTGTCTGAGGTTTCTAACATCCCGTTGCAACAGTCTGTTGCTGACTTAGGAGTTGCCTATCAAAACTTTTTTGATTCTGTTAAAGGTAAGCGTAAGGGTAAAAAAGTTGGCAGTCCGAAATTCAAGAAGAAGACAAGCCAGCAGTCTGCAAGGTTTAGAATTGGTGGGTTCTCAATCAAAGGCAATGAGGTGTATCTTGCAAAAATTGGCAATGTTAAGCCGATTTGGTCTAGGAAACTACCTTCTACACCTACTTCAGTCACGGTAATTAAGGACTGTGCAAACCGCTATTTCCTTAGTTTTGTAGTGGAAGTTGAGCGTATTCAATTCGATGCCAAAAACCAAAGTATCGGTATTGATTTAGGTATTAAAACCTTTGCAGTGATGTCAGATGGATCTAAGGTTGAAAGTCCTAAGTACTCAGCCTTAGACAGAAAAATCCGTAAACTTCAGAAGAAATTAGCCCGTCAACCGAAAGTCTCAAAACGTAGAAATAGAACTCGAATTAGAATTGCAAAGCTGCATAACAAAATTGCAGATACCCGCAAAGATTTCTTGCACAAATTATCTACCAAAGTCGTTAGCGAAAACCAAGCTATCGTTTTGGAAGATTTAAATGTGTCAGGGATGGTAAAAAACCGCAAGCTTGCTAGAGCGATTCGTCTCCAAGGCTGGAGAGAGTTTCGGGTATTGTGTGAGACTAAATCTGAAAGGCTAAACCGGGAGTTCAGAGTAATTAGCAGGTGGGAACCAACAAGCCAAACTTGTTCTTGTTGTGGGTATCGGTGGGGCAAGGTTAATCTCTGTGTTCGGTCGGTGCTGTGTTTAAATTGTGGTACAGAACACGACAGAGACGAAAATGCGGCTAAAAATATAAACAAAGTCGGGATGGGTCATCGCCACGACTCTAAATGGACACAGAGACAGAGTCAGACTACCTCGGTAGCATCAGTCAATGAAGTGTCAAGAATCACCGCACCTTCAGGTCGGTGA
- a CDS encoding lysozyme inhibitor LprI family protein, which translates to MKKFFALAALSLLGITNAPSFAGHSSQQITQNVNCQAPQTTQEMLICGDRAYKAADKKLNQVYQALQPKLNANQKKRLTNAQLAWIKFRDAACAFEGGIYAGGSLESPTRINCLARITEQRTKDLNLLLQQLNQR; encoded by the coding sequence ATGAAGAAGTTCTTCGCACTTGCCGCACTGTCGCTGTTGGGTATTACTAATGCACCTAGCTTTGCAGGACATAGTTCTCAACAAATTACTCAAAATGTCAACTGTCAAGCTCCCCAAACTACACAAGAGATGTTAATTTGCGGCGATCGCGCCTATAAGGCGGCTGATAAGAAACTTAATCAAGTTTATCAAGCGTTACAGCCAAAATTAAACGCAAATCAAAAGAAAAGATTGACTAACGCACAGCTAGCCTGGATAAAGTTTCGAGATGCGGCTTGTGCTTTTGAGGGCGGTATCTATGCAGGGGGTTCATTAGAATCACCCACCAGAATTAATTGCTTAGCTCGCATCACCGAGCAACGCACAAAAGATTTAAATTTGTTATTGCAACAGTTGAATCAGCGGTAA
- a CDS encoding TerC family protein, which translates to MLDQIFDYLHLHLSIEASIVLLILIFLEAVLSADNAIALAAIAQGLEDKKLERQALNLGLVVAYVLRITLLLSATWVQQFWQFELLGAAYLLWLVFQHFTSEEEETDGHHHHGPRFSSLWQVIPVIALTDLAFSLDSVTTAIAVSQETWLVLTGTTIGIVTLRFMAGLFIRWLDEFENLEDAGYITVSLVGLRLLLKVVNDAFVPPEWLMITAIALILTWGFSKRTLTELTPEPETEKTEINVEGLGTRD; encoded by the coding sequence ATGCTAGACCAAATTTTTGATTACCTTCACCTTCATCTCAGCATTGAAGCGTCTATAGTCCTGCTGATCCTGATCTTTCTAGAGGCAGTGCTATCTGCTGACAATGCGATCGCTCTCGCTGCGATCGCCCAAGGATTGGAAGATAAAAAACTTGAACGTCAGGCACTTAACCTGGGTCTAGTCGTTGCCTATGTCCTCAGAATTACATTACTACTTAGTGCTACCTGGGTGCAACAGTTCTGGCAATTTGAGTTGCTAGGTGCAGCTTACCTCCTGTGGCTAGTATTCCAACATTTCACCTCAGAAGAAGAAGAAACCGACGGACATCATCACCACGGCCCCCGTTTTAGCTCTTTGTGGCAAGTAATACCAGTTATTGCCCTGACAGATTTGGCTTTTTCTTTGGATAGCGTTACCACTGCGATCGCTGTTTCTCAAGAAACTTGGTTGGTACTCACTGGTACAACTATTGGGATCGTGACTCTGCGTTTTATGGCGGGTTTGTTTATCCGTTGGTTAGATGAATTTGAGAACCTAGAAGACGCAGGCTATATCACTGTGTCGTTAGTGGGTTTGCGCCTACTGTTGAAAGTGGTCAATGATGCTTTTGTACCGCCAGAATGGTTAATGATTACTGCGATCGCTCTGATTTTAACCTGGGGATTCTCCAAGCGTACCCTAACAGAATTAACACCAGAACCGGAAACAGAAAAGACGGAAATTAATGTAGAGGGACTGGGGACTAGGGACTAG
- the ndk gene encoding nucleoside-diphosphate kinase translates to MERTFLAIKPDGVQRGLVGEIVRRFETKGFTLVGLKFMKVTRELAEAHYDVHKERPFFAGLVDFITSGPVVAMVWEGEGVVAAARKMIGATNPLTAEPGTIRGDFGVNIGRNIIHGSDAIETAQREIALWFKEEELVSWQPQLMPWLHE, encoded by the coding sequence TTGGAACGCACATTTCTTGCAATTAAGCCTGACGGCGTACAGCGCGGACTAGTTGGTGAAATTGTCCGTCGCTTTGAAACAAAAGGCTTTACCCTGGTGGGCTTAAAGTTCATGAAAGTTACCCGGGAATTAGCTGAAGCGCACTACGACGTTCACAAAGAAAGACCGTTTTTTGCAGGGTTGGTTGATTTTATTACTTCTGGCCCTGTGGTAGCGATGGTTTGGGAAGGTGAAGGCGTCGTTGCTGCTGCTAGAAAAATGATTGGTGCAACTAACCCTTTGACGGCAGAACCTGGGACAATTCGGGGTGACTTTGGTGTAAATATTGGTCGCAATATTATCCACGGTTCCGATGCTATCGAGACAGCACAGCGTGAAATTGCTCTATGGTTTAAGGAAGAAGAATTGGTGAGTTGGCAACCGCAGTTGATGCCTTGGTTGCACGAGTAA
- the speA gene encoding biosynthetic arginine decarboxylase, which produces MRLESTATSDEVVKPPSHNSKKAELKNHKQKKLLPPASTPEGTYVWKIEDSEALYRIEGWGQPYFSINAAGHITVSPKGDRGGSLDLYELVNALKQRNLGLPLLIRFSDILEDRIERLNACFAKAIARYNYPGVYRGVFPVKCNQQRHLVEDLVRFGKPHQFGLEAGSKPELMIALATLDTPGALLICNGYKDKEYIETAMLAQRLGQTPIIVLEQIEEVDLVIEASQQLGIQPIVGVRAKLSTQGMGRWGTSSGDRAKFGLTIPEIIQAVDKLRAANLLDSLQLLHFHVGSQISAINVIKDAIQEASRIYVELAALGANMKYLDVGGGLGVDYDGSQTNFYASKNYNMQNYANDIVAELKDTCAERNIPVPTLISESGRAIASHQSVLIFDVLSISEVLTELPEPPKDGESHIITYLWETYQSINEENYQEFYHDATQFKEEAISRFNLGILSITERAKAERLYWACCQKILNITRQQEYVPDEMEDLEKIMASIYYVNLSVFQSAPDCWAIDQLFPIMPIHRLGEEPTRRGILADLTCDSDGKIDRFIDLRDVKSVLELHPFNPGEPYYLGMFLNGAYQEIMGNLHNLFGDTNAVHIQLTPKGYQIQHVVKGDTMTEVVGYVQYDSEDMVENIRQRCEQALEENRITLAESQRLLQTYEQSLRRYTYLNS; this is translated from the coding sequence ATGCGTCTTGAGTCAACTGCTACATCAGATGAGGTAGTTAAACCGCCCTCCCATAATAGTAAAAAAGCTGAATTGAAGAATCACAAACAAAAGAAACTGCTGCCACCTGCCAGCACACCAGAGGGCACATATGTTTGGAAAATAGAAGATAGCGAAGCGTTGTACCGGATTGAAGGTTGGGGACAACCCTATTTTTCAATTAACGCAGCTGGTCACATTACTGTTTCTCCCAAGGGCGATCGCGGCGGTTCTCTCGATTTGTATGAATTGGTCAATGCTCTTAAACAGCGTAATCTCGGACTGCCTCTATTGATTAGGTTTTCCGATATTTTAGAAGACCGGATCGAGCGCTTGAACGCTTGTTTTGCCAAAGCGATCGCTCGCTACAACTATCCTGGAGTTTACCGTGGTGTATTTCCCGTTAAGTGCAACCAGCAGCGACATTTAGTTGAAGACTTGGTACGCTTTGGCAAACCGCATCAATTTGGCTTAGAAGCTGGTTCTAAGCCGGAATTAATGATTGCCCTGGCAACGCTGGATACACCAGGAGCGTTGTTAATCTGTAATGGTTACAAAGACAAGGAATACATCGAAACAGCGATGCTAGCCCAAAGACTGGGGCAGACGCCGATAATTGTCTTAGAACAGATTGAAGAAGTTGATTTAGTCATCGAAGCTAGTCAACAGTTGGGCATTCAGCCAATTGTTGGCGTGAGAGCTAAACTGAGTACCCAAGGCATGGGACGCTGGGGAACCTCTAGCGGCGATCGCGCTAAGTTTGGTCTGACCATTCCAGAAATTATCCAAGCAGTTGACAAGTTACGTGCTGCTAATCTGTTAGATTCTCTCCAACTTTTGCATTTCCATGTTGGGTCGCAAATTTCTGCCATTAATGTGATTAAAGATGCCATCCAGGAAGCCAGCCGTATTTATGTAGAGTTGGCAGCACTGGGGGCAAATATGAAATATCTCGATGTTGGCGGTGGTTTGGGTGTAGATTACGACGGCTCGCAAACTAATTTCTATGCCTCGAAAAACTACAACATGCAGAACTACGCCAATGATATTGTGGCAGAGCTAAAAGATACTTGTGCTGAGCGAAATATACCTGTACCAACACTGATTAGTGAAAGCGGAAGGGCGATCGCCTCTCACCAATCGGTACTAATTTTTGATGTTCTCAGTATCAGTGAAGTCTTAACCGAACTACCTGAACCTCCAAAAGATGGGGAATCCCACATTATCACCTACCTGTGGGAAACCTACCAGTCAATCAACGAAGAAAATTACCAAGAGTTCTACCACGACGCCACCCAATTTAAAGAAGAAGCCATTAGCCGCTTCAACTTGGGAATATTGAGCATTACCGAACGCGCCAAGGCAGAACGGCTTTACTGGGCTTGTTGTCAAAAAATATTGAACATAACCAGACAGCAAGAATACGTACCAGATGAAATGGAAGACCTAGAAAAAATCATGGCTTCAATCTACTACGTCAATTTATCTGTGTTTCAATCAGCACCAGATTGCTGGGCGATTGACCAATTATTCCCGATTATGCCGATCCATCGCTTGGGTGAAGAACCAACGCGGCGGGGTATTTTGGCAGACCTTACCTGCGATAGTGACGGCAAAATCGATCGCTTTATCGATCTGCGGGATGTGAAGTCTGTCTTAGAGCTCCACCCCTTCAACCCAGGAGAACCTTACTATTTGGGAATGTTCCTCAATGGAGCGTACCAAGAAATCATGGGAAATTTACATAACCTCTTCGGTGACACTAACGCCGTCCATATCCAATTGACACCCAAAGGCTACCAAATTCAACATGTTGTCAAGGGTGATACCATGACTGAAGTAGTAGGATATGTACAGTACGACTCTGAAGATATGGTGGAAAACATCCGCCAGCGTTGCGAACAAGCTTTAGAAGAAAATCGCATTACTCTTGCAGAATCCCAGCGACTGCTGCAAACTTACGAACAGAGTTTAAGAAGATATACGTATCTGAATAGTTAG
- a CDS encoding sugar phosphate nucleotidyltransferase, with translation MKAMILAAGKGTRVRPITYTMPKPMMPILQKPVMEFLLELLRQHGFDQIMVNVSHLAEEIESYFRDGQRFGVQIAYSFEGRIVEGTLVGEALGSAGGMKKIQDFYPFFDDTFVVLCGDALIDLDLTAAVKWHKSKGSIATIIMKSVPKEEVSSYGVVVTDNDGRVKAFQEKPKVDEALSTNINTGIYIFEPEVLNYIPSGTEYDIGSQLFPKLVELGAPFYAIPMDFEWVDIGKVPDYWRAIRGVLLGEIKNVQIPGHQVAPGIYTGLNVAVNWDKVDITGPVYIGAMTKIEDGAKIVGPTMIGPNCWICSGATVENSVIFEWSRLGPGVRLVDKLVFGRYCVDKTGATIDVQAAALDWLITDARQTPPSQTPAERQAIAELLGTNAS, from the coding sequence ATGAAGGCGATGATTCTGGCAGCGGGTAAGGGAACTCGGGTGCGTCCGATTACGTACACTATGCCCAAACCGATGATGCCCATCCTGCAAAAGCCAGTGATGGAATTTTTACTAGAACTGTTACGCCAACATGGGTTTGACCAGATTATGGTCAATGTCAGCCATTTGGCTGAGGAAATTGAAAGCTATTTCCGTGATGGTCAGCGATTTGGCGTACAAATTGCTTATTCTTTTGAAGGACGAATTGTTGAGGGTACGCTGGTAGGTGAAGCCCTTGGTTCTGCTGGCGGGATGAAGAAAATCCAGGATTTTTACCCGTTTTTTGACGATACTTTTGTGGTTTTGTGCGGAGATGCTTTGATTGACCTAGATTTGACAGCAGCAGTTAAGTGGCATAAATCCAAGGGTTCAATTGCTACTATCATCATGAAATCTGTTCCCAAGGAAGAGGTTTCTAGTTATGGTGTGGTTGTCACCGATAACGATGGCCGCGTGAAAGCTTTCCAAGAAAAACCCAAGGTAGATGAAGCCCTTAGCACAAACATTAACACGGGTATCTACATCTTTGAACCAGAGGTGTTGAACTACATCCCCTCTGGTACAGAGTATGATATTGGCAGCCAACTATTCCCCAAACTAGTAGAATTGGGTGCACCTTTCTACGCAATCCCGATGGATTTTGAATGGGTGGATATTGGTAAAGTCCCTGACTACTGGCGGGCAATTCGCGGTGTGCTGTTAGGAGAGATCAAAAACGTACAAATCCCTGGTCATCAAGTCGCCCCTGGTATCTACACTGGCTTAAACGTGGCGGTAAATTGGGACAAAGTTGATATCACAGGGCCAGTGTACATTGGTGCCATGACCAAAATCGAAGACGGTGCAAAGATAGTCGGTCCAACAATGATCGGCCCAAACTGCTGGATATGCAGTGGGGCGACGGTAGAAAACAGCGTAATTTTTGAATGGTCGCGCTTGGGGCCGGGAGTGCGGCTAGTCGATAAGTTAGTGTTTGGACGTTACTGCGTAGATAAGACTGGGGCAACAATAGACGTCCAAGCTGCGGCGTTAGATTGGCTAATTACCGATGCTCGTCAAACACCGCCATCCCAAACCCCAGCTGAACGGCAAGCGATCGCAGAATTGTTGGGGACAAACGCCAGTTAA
- a CDS encoding segregation/condensation protein A: MDASELLATIENLIHQAEEGKIDPWDVQVIEVIDRYIELMAPEATRKGYEADLSQSGQAILSASMLVLFKANTLMQLQSAADEQEALVDEVLSEETEDGVLYQAHRLQFERHLRRRPAAMPPPKRRVTLQELIDQLQVMAEQLKLVEKVNKPPRSRRQPSLQTMRAALELAHQENLTEVAGELEQVLYRWAAELCLEQNCLDLEQLVQLWTQTKQTEHDESAHNSPNSHLVSVFWALLLLSAQSKVELFQDEFYHDIKIRLLTNTESISKNLEQSMN; the protein is encoded by the coding sequence ATGGATGCATCTGAGTTACTGGCAACAATTGAAAATCTTATACATCAGGCTGAAGAGGGGAAAATAGACCCTTGGGATGTCCAAGTGATAGAGGTGATAGACCGTTACATAGAATTAATGGCACCGGAGGCAACAAGAAAAGGTTATGAAGCCGACTTGTCTCAGTCCGGGCAGGCAATTCTCTCAGCATCAATGCTAGTGTTATTCAAGGCGAACACTCTGATGCAATTGCAATCTGCTGCGGATGAACAAGAGGCTTTAGTAGATGAGGTGCTGTCGGAAGAAACTGAAGACGGAGTACTTTATCAGGCTCATAGATTGCAATTCGAGCGGCATTTGCGTCGCCGTCCGGCGGCAATGCCTCCACCAAAGCGTCGCGTGACTCTGCAAGAACTAATCGATCAATTGCAGGTCATGGCAGAACAGCTGAAACTGGTAGAAAAAGTCAACAAGCCGCCCCGTTCCCGGCGTCAGCCAAGCTTGCAAACAATGCGAGCAGCATTAGAATTAGCTCACCAGGAAAACCTCACAGAAGTAGCAGGAGAATTAGAGCAAGTTTTGTACCGTTGGGCAGCTGAACTTTGTTTGGAACAAAATTGCTTGGATTTGGAACAACTAGTACAGTTGTGGACGCAAACAAAGCAAACGGAACATGATGAATCAGCTCACAATTCCCCAAATAGCCACTTAGTAAGCGTTTTCTGGGCACTACTATTGCTCTCGGCTCAATCCAAGGTAGAGCTATTTCAAGACGAGTTTTACCACGATATCAAAATTCGGTTACTCACAAATACAGAAAGTATTAGCAAAAATTTGGAACAGTCGATGAACTGA
- a CDS encoding LapA family protein yields MRQVNFVIIFIFCLAFALFAIQNTEPSTIHVIPGVQVQAPISVELLLAIGLGAVFAWLFGIWTHWQRLLLSSQKVRQSNGRIQELESRIEQYQVEIQSLKLALPPAGDTSNSNKQAQAIAE; encoded by the coding sequence ATGAGACAAGTAAACTTTGTAATAATTTTTATCTTCTGTTTAGCTTTTGCTTTATTTGCGATACAGAACACCGAACCAAGCACAATTCATGTCATTCCTGGGGTGCAGGTGCAAGCACCGATTTCTGTGGAACTACTGTTAGCGATCGGCTTAGGTGCGGTTTTTGCTTGGTTATTTGGTATCTGGACGCACTGGCAGCGACTGCTACTGTCTAGTCAAAAAGTCCGCCAAAGCAACGGCCGGATTCAGGAACTAGAGAGCAGGATAGAACAGTATCAAGTAGAAATTCAATCGTTAAAACTGGCCCTACCACCAGCAGGTGATACTTCAAATTCAAATAAACAAGCACAAGCAATTGCTGAGTGA
- a CDS encoding ribbon-helix-helix protein, CopG family, whose product MGKKKHGRYEEPKERVNISLTLTAIARLDLKASQAGVSRSELIEMMARQENLHISDPERQLLGK is encoded by the coding sequence ATGGGGAAGAAGAAACACGGTAGATACGAGGAGCCAAAAGAGAGAGTCAATATATCTCTGACTCTGACAGCGATCGCACGCTTGGATCTAAAAGCATCTCAAGCTGGAGTAAGCAGGTCAGAACTGATAGAGATGATGGCTCGACAGGAGAACTTGCACATTTCAGATCCAGAGAGACAATTATTGGGAAAATGA